The Ictidomys tridecemlineatus isolate mIctTri1 chromosome 6, mIctTri1.hap1, whole genome shotgun sequence genome includes a region encoding these proteins:
- the Nxph4 gene encoding neurexophilin-4 isoform X1, whose product MGGVRLEGEFRGSWVGMSEELEIQEEMTDKEVVSAQIPESGRPQYLELRPATPGGGAPGQQLPASRSSDGLGLAGAWSWAWPANHTGALTQAGVAGALPAQRTKRKPSIKAARAKKIFGWGDFYFRVHTLKFSLLVTGKIVDHVNGTFSVYFRHNSSSLGNLSVSIVPPSKRVEFGGVWLPGPASHPLQSTLALEGVLPGLGPPLGMAAAAGPGLGGTLGGALAGSLGSALGVPGAKESRAFNCHVEYEKTNRARKHRPCLYDPSQVCFTEHTQSQAAWLCAKPFKVICIFVSFLSFDYKLVQKVCPDYNFQSEHPYFG is encoded by the exons ATGGGAGGGGTGCGGCTGGAAGGAGAATTTAGAGGATCATGGGTTGGGATGAGTGAGGAACTAGAGATCCAGGAAGAGATGACTGACAAAGAG GTCGTCAGTGCCCAGATACCAGAGTCGGGAAGGCCGCAGTACCTGGAGCTGCGCCCAGCTACTCCAGGAGGGGGTGCCCCTGGCCAACAGCTCCCGGCGTCCAGGTCTTCTGATGGCCTGGGGCTGGCCGGCGCCTGGAGCTGGGCCTGGCCAGCTAACCACACGGGGGCGCTGACCCAGGCAGGGGTGGCCGGGGCGCTGCCGGCTCAGCGCACTAAGAGGAAGCCGTCCATCAAAGCCGCACGAGCCAAAAAGATCTTCGGCTGGGGGGACTTCTACTTTAGAGTGCATACCCTCAAGTTCTCGCTGCTGGTGACCGGCAAGATCGTGGACCATGTGAATGGTACTTTCAGTGTGTATTTCCGCCACAACTCCTCCAGTCTGGGCAACCTCAGTGTCAGTATTGTGCCACCTTCTAAGCGTGTGGAGTTCGGGGGCGTCTGGCTGCCTGGGCCTGCCTCCCACCCACTACAGTCTACGCTGGCCCTGGAGGGGGTGCTTCCTGGGCTGGGGCCCCCTTTAGGGATGGCGGCAGCTGCGGGACCGGGGCTTGGGGGCACCCTTGGGGGCGCACTGGCAGGTTCACTAGGCAGCGCTCTGGGAGTGCCCGGGGCCAAAGAATCACGCGCTTTCAATTGCCATGTGGAATATGAGAAGACAAACCGCGCTCGGAAGCACCGCCCGTGCCTGTACGACCCGTCGCAGGTGTGCTTCACTGAGCACACGCAGAGCCAGGCCGCCTGGCTCTGTGCCAAGCCCTTCAAAGTCATCTGTATCTTCGTCTCCTTCCTCAGCTTTGACTACAAACTGGTGCAGAAGGTATGCCCAGACTATAACTTCCAAAGCGAACACCCTTACTTTGGATAG
- the Nxph4 gene encoding neurexophilin-4 isoform X2 — MRLLAEWLLLLFGPWVLRKVVSAQIPESGRPQYLELRPATPGGGAPGQQLPASRSSDGLGLAGAWSWAWPANHTGALTQAGVAGALPAQRTKRKPSIKAARAKKIFGWGDFYFRVHTLKFSLLVTGKIVDHVNGTFSVYFRHNSSSLGNLSVSIVPPSKRVEFGGVWLPGPASHPLQSTLALEGVLPGLGPPLGMAAAAGPGLGGTLGGALAGSLGSALGVPGAKESRAFNCHVEYEKTNRARKHRPCLYDPSQVCFTEHTQSQAAWLCAKPFKVICIFVSFLSFDYKLVQKVCPDYNFQSEHPYFG; from the exons ATGCGACTGCTCGCGGAATGGCTCCTCTTGCTCTTTGGCCCTTGGGTTCTTAGGAAG GTCGTCAGTGCCCAGATACCAGAGTCGGGAAGGCCGCAGTACCTGGAGCTGCGCCCAGCTACTCCAGGAGGGGGTGCCCCTGGCCAACAGCTCCCGGCGTCCAGGTCTTCTGATGGCCTGGGGCTGGCCGGCGCCTGGAGCTGGGCCTGGCCAGCTAACCACACGGGGGCGCTGACCCAGGCAGGGGTGGCCGGGGCGCTGCCGGCTCAGCGCACTAAGAGGAAGCCGTCCATCAAAGCCGCACGAGCCAAAAAGATCTTCGGCTGGGGGGACTTCTACTTTAGAGTGCATACCCTCAAGTTCTCGCTGCTGGTGACCGGCAAGATCGTGGACCATGTGAATGGTACTTTCAGTGTGTATTTCCGCCACAACTCCTCCAGTCTGGGCAACCTCAGTGTCAGTATTGTGCCACCTTCTAAGCGTGTGGAGTTCGGGGGCGTCTGGCTGCCTGGGCCTGCCTCCCACCCACTACAGTCTACGCTGGCCCTGGAGGGGGTGCTTCCTGGGCTGGGGCCCCCTTTAGGGATGGCGGCAGCTGCGGGACCGGGGCTTGGGGGCACCCTTGGGGGCGCACTGGCAGGTTCACTAGGCAGCGCTCTGGGAGTGCCCGGGGCCAAAGAATCACGCGCTTTCAATTGCCATGTGGAATATGAGAAGACAAACCGCGCTCGGAAGCACCGCCCGTGCCTGTACGACCCGTCGCAGGTGTGCTTCACTGAGCACACGCAGAGCCAGGCCGCCTGGCTCTGTGCCAAGCCCTTCAAAGTCATCTGTATCTTCGTCTCCTTCCTCAGCTTTGACTACAAACTGGTGCAGAAGGTATGCCCAGACTATAACTTCCAAAGCGAACACCCTTACTTTGGATAG